A genomic stretch from Fodinibius salinus includes:
- a CDS encoding DUF4920 domain-containing protein, with protein sequence MKYIFFALLGFFFIANIANAQEEVIRLSEPVKQGDDYEVFGNEFPKDAKVTDLEQLIAESEKYKGQQITTQGKIKQVCQKKGCFFLLAAPNGDVRITFKDYSFFIPTNSMGKQAKLVGKLEVKALSEAQAKHYAKDAGSDSKEVEGPQKEYSVIATSVKIIDNK encoded by the coding sequence ATGAAATATATATTTTTTGCCCTATTAGGATTCTTTTTCATTGCTAATATTGCAAATGCTCAAGAAGAGGTAATTCGTTTGTCAGAACCTGTTAAACAGGGAGATGATTATGAAGTTTTTGGGAATGAATTTCCCAAAGATGCCAAAGTCACCGACCTGGAACAGCTAATCGCTGAGAGTGAAAAATATAAGGGACAGCAGATTACTACTCAGGGAAAAATAAAGCAGGTATGCCAGAAGAAAGGATGCTTTTTTCTGTTGGCTGCTCCAAATGGTGATGTTCGAATAACATTCAAAGATTATAGTTTTTTTATTCCAACAAATAGTATGGGTAAACAAGCAAAGCTAGTGGGCAAACTTGAAGTGAAGGCATTATCTGAGGCACAAGCTAAACACTACGCAAAAGATGCAGGTTCTGATAGCAAAGAAGTAGAAGGGCCACAAAAAGAGTATAGTGTTATTGCTACATCAGTAAAGATTATTGATAATAAGTAG
- a CDS encoding alanine/glycine:cation symporter family protein gives MKQVEQFLSAFSNFMWGMPLVYLLVGGGLFFLIYSGFAPFKYLKHALNILRGKYDDPNDPGDINHFEALSSALAATVGMGNISGVAVAIFMGGPGALLWMWVSAFVGMATKFFTCTLAILYRGKDSAGKIQGGPMYVIREGLTKPWGESWSYLFKPLGVLFAIAGLFGPLPIFQANQLTQILRDTIYIPQGWVTANAHMGGDLVTGLILVIIVSIVIFGGITRIGKVTARVVPTMVVIYVGCVIAILAIHIEQIPYYLKLIVTDAFNGAHVRPSAVNGDAMFGGIVGSLIVIGIQRGVFSNEAGLGTEALAHGAAKTKEPVREGLVAMLGPAIDTIITCTMTALAILVTGVWKSSEANGVTLTLNAFNEALPTVGTYLLVICVIFFSISSMLTYSYYGTKCLGFLIGAKYKHWYNYFYVGSIIFGSVASIGAVIDLIDGMFALMAIPTMISAILLAPKAKEAAQNYFSRIDSFERND, from the coding sequence TTGAAACAAGTTGAACAATTTTTAAGTGCGTTTTCTAATTTTATGTGGGGTATGCCGCTGGTATATTTGCTCGTTGGCGGTGGACTCTTCTTTTTAATTTATTCCGGTTTTGCACCCTTTAAATACCTTAAGCATGCACTAAATATCCTTCGGGGCAAATATGATGACCCTAATGATCCCGGTGATATCAACCACTTTGAGGCATTGTCCAGTGCGCTGGCTGCTACAGTAGGAATGGGCAACATCAGCGGCGTGGCCGTAGCTATTTTTATGGGTGGACCCGGCGCCCTCCTTTGGATGTGGGTAAGTGCTTTTGTGGGAATGGCCACCAAGTTTTTTACCTGTACACTTGCCATTTTATATCGGGGTAAGGATTCAGCCGGCAAGATACAGGGTGGGCCGATGTATGTGATACGGGAAGGACTAACTAAACCCTGGGGAGAATCATGGTCATACCTCTTTAAGCCTCTGGGTGTTCTTTTTGCCATTGCCGGCCTATTTGGTCCGCTGCCTATTTTCCAGGCTAACCAGCTCACACAAATTCTGCGCGATACTATTTATATCCCCCAAGGATGGGTAACTGCCAATGCGCACATGGGTGGTGACCTCGTTACCGGACTCATACTGGTAATTATAGTTTCGATTGTAATTTTCGGCGGTATTACCCGCATCGGCAAAGTAACAGCTCGTGTAGTTCCTACAATGGTCGTCATTTATGTAGGTTGCGTAATTGCAATTTTGGCTATCCACATTGAACAAATTCCCTACTATTTAAAACTTATTGTTACTGATGCTTTTAACGGTGCACATGTGAGGCCCAGCGCCGTAAATGGTGATGCCATGTTTGGCGGTATTGTCGGATCTCTAATTGTGATTGGTATTCAACGCGGGGTGTTTTCTAACGAAGCGGGCTTAGGTACCGAAGCACTGGCTCACGGCGCGGCAAAAACCAAAGAACCTGTCCGTGAAGGATTAGTAGCTATGCTTGGTCCTGCCATCGATACTATAATCACCTGTACCATGACCGCCCTGGCCATTTTGGTTACCGGCGTCTGGAAATCCAGCGAAGCCAACGGCGTAACGCTCACCCTAAATGCTTTTAACGAAGCCCTGCCAACTGTTGGAACTTACCTGCTCGTCATTTGCGTAATCTTTTTCTCTATTAGTTCTATGCTCACCTATTCTTACTACGGCACCAAGTGTCTTGGCTTCTTGATTGGTGCAAAGTATAAACACTGGTACAATTACTTTTATGTAGGATCCATCATCTTTGGGTCTGTAGCTTCTATCGGCGCTGTCATTGATCTTATCGATGGTATGTTTGCCCTGATGGCAATCCCTACGATGATCTCCGCAATTCTACTTGCTCCAAAAGCAAAAGAGGCCGCCCAAAATTATTTTTCACGGATCGATTCATTTGAGAGAAACGACTAA
- the ruvA gene encoding Holliday junction branch migration protein RuvA: MIAYLNGTIHAKSTEQIIVDVRDVGYQLEISSQTLEKIPAEGEEVELLVYHHITDNDQRLFGFMDQNEKDLFELLITVKGVGPKLGLTILSGLPAQEITGAIVQEDKSALSKIKGIGKKTAQRMILELKDKMSEMVDATYQPSSSSSISDNTKEEAVSALQSLGFKKRDAEESVELAAQGESVDGDVQKLVKKVLSQMDT, from the coding sequence ATGATTGCATATCTTAATGGAACGATCCATGCTAAATCAACTGAACAAATTATTGTTGATGTTCGTGATGTGGGATATCAGCTGGAAATTTCTTCTCAAACATTAGAAAAGATACCCGCTGAAGGTGAGGAAGTGGAACTGCTCGTCTATCATCATATTACCGACAACGACCAGCGGCTGTTCGGCTTTATGGATCAAAATGAAAAAGATCTTTTTGAGTTATTAATAACAGTCAAAGGGGTGGGGCCAAAACTCGGACTTACCATTCTCTCCGGACTGCCGGCCCAGGAAATTACAGGTGCTATTGTCCAAGAGGATAAATCTGCCCTGTCGAAAATTAAGGGGATTGGCAAAAAAACCGCCCAACGTATGATTTTAGAACTCAAGGATAAAATGTCTGAAATGGTTGATGCTACCTATCAGCCAAGCAGTAGCTCCAGTATATCAGACAATACCAAAGAAGAAGCCGTTTCGGCGCTTCAGTCGCTTGGCTTTAAAAAGCGAGATGCTGAAGAGTCTGTTGAATTAGCAGCCCAGGGAGAATCTGTTGATGGAGATGTACAGAAATTAGTTAAAAAAGTCCTATCTCAAATGGACACCTAA
- a CDS encoding sensor histidine kinase: MKKQPFKKSSRLAFRSALFSALLVGLLAALLDFFFFNSTLQNSLLVNVLLIVGSFGIIYGIIYKLQFSRLEKLNQINRNIARKRFQDYDNIQSDGRDELDFLIKQSIRASKTVEREIQRLNRIENYRKEFIGDISHELKTPIFAIQGFIETLLNGAIDDDGVNRKFLKKAMRNVNRLIYLTKDLMEISKLETGELKSDVQDIYLRNVIKEVVENLQYKAKKEDVSLQFEDFSKSVLVNADRNQIKQVLINLIENAIKYNEPGGSVTVGAKSFSKDEDRMLVYVEDTGIGINQQFIDRVTERFFRVDKSRSREKGGTGLGLAIVKHIMEAHGEEFFIESTPDIGSTFSFTLSKVDRTSAAAEVED, encoded by the coding sequence ATGAAAAAACAGCCATTTAAAAAATCATCTCGATTAGCCTTCAGGAGTGCCCTCTTCTCTGCACTGCTGGTTGGACTCCTTGCGGCACTTCTGGATTTTTTCTTCTTCAACAGTACGTTACAAAATTCTCTACTCGTCAATGTGCTATTGATCGTAGGTAGCTTTGGCATTATTTATGGTATCATCTACAAACTTCAGTTCTCGCGGCTCGAAAAGCTTAACCAAATTAATCGAAATATTGCCCGTAAGCGTTTCCAGGATTATGATAATATTCAATCTGATGGACGTGATGAACTGGACTTTCTTATTAAGCAATCTATCAGGGCCAGCAAAACGGTAGAGCGAGAAATACAGCGGCTCAACCGCATCGAAAACTACCGGAAAGAATTTATAGGAGATATTTCACACGAGCTAAAGACCCCCATTTTTGCTATTCAGGGATTTATTGAAACATTGCTTAACGGCGCGATTGACGATGACGGGGTCAACCGCAAGTTCCTGAAAAAGGCTATGCGCAACGTCAATCGGCTCATCTATCTCACCAAAGACCTGATGGAAATATCCAAACTCGAAACCGGTGAGCTTAAGTCAGATGTGCAAGATATTTACCTGCGAAATGTTATAAAAGAAGTCGTTGAAAACCTCCAGTACAAAGCTAAGAAAGAAGATGTTAGCCTACAGTTTGAAGATTTTTCGAAAAGTGTGCTCGTCAATGCCGACCGTAACCAAATAAAACAGGTCCTTATTAATCTTATTGAAAATGCCATTAAGTATAACGAACCAGGTGGCAGTGTTACTGTTGGTGCCAAATCATTTTCTAAAGATGAAGACCGTATGCTGGTTTATGTTGAAGATACCGGTATTGGCATTAATCAACAGTTTATCGACCGGGTAACCGAGCGATTCTTCCGTGTTGACAAGTCGCGTTCCCGGGAGAAGGGCGGCACAGGTTTAGGACTGGCCATTGTAAAACATATTATGGAAGCTCATGGCGAAGAATTCTTCATTGAAAGCACCCCGGATATCGGATCTACATTTAGCTTTACCCTTTCAAAAGTTGATCGCACTTCTGCTGCAGCAGAAGTGGAAGATTAA
- the trkA gene encoding Trk system potassium transporter TrkA, which yields MKIIIVGAGQVGISVMEDLGDNHEISVIDKDASNLDRIPFEVDVTAGNGLEEEVLNSAGIKEAEIVLSTTSEDHTNVLIGSMAKLLTDCFTIARVSDPSFANIWDTREGAFGIDAMIDRSNLTAKQITDLIWFQSTRQESINEELYCQEKVKMSEFRLESDSELIDKTVQQCDKYPKINIVGVFRDGDFKIASNDTSFEEGDRITAFGSPQEVDAFGISIASAEMKPVQDTFDILGGGDIGYQTALLLEDTPLSIRIFEKDPERAQFLSEHLSQAMVLQADITERSVWEEENIPQSDILLVSTGDDAINALVTLIGQEYETPRLVSLVQGYQYLSLFESLDITRVVHPREVVASSITNYIQDSYTRNLTELEHETAEIFEIKIDAESQVLNQTIEDVKKSIAQPFVVGAMVRQNHTIIPKLDTSIKLGDQFVILTTGKAEDMVEKL from the coding sequence ATGAAAATAATAATCGTTGGCGCAGGACAGGTGGGAATAAGTGTGATGGAAGATCTCGGTGATAACCATGAGATCTCCGTGATTGATAAAGATGCCAGTAACCTCGATCGTATACCGTTTGAAGTTGATGTGACTGCTGGAAATGGGCTTGAGGAAGAGGTATTAAATTCTGCCGGAATAAAAGAGGCTGAAATTGTGCTCTCAACGACCTCTGAAGATCATACCAATGTTCTTATTGGTAGTATGGCTAAACTTCTAACGGATTGTTTTACGATCGCCCGTGTATCTGATCCATCGTTTGCAAATATCTGGGATACGAGAGAAGGAGCATTTGGAATTGATGCGATGATTGACCGGTCAAACTTAACAGCAAAGCAAATTACAGATCTTATCTGGTTCCAGTCCACCCGACAAGAGTCAATTAATGAAGAATTATATTGCCAGGAGAAGGTTAAAATGTCAGAATTCAGATTGGAAAGTGACAGTGAACTGATTGATAAAACAGTTCAGCAATGTGATAAATATCCCAAAATTAATATTGTTGGAGTTTTTCGAGATGGTGATTTTAAGATAGCATCAAACGATACTTCTTTTGAGGAAGGGGACCGTATTACGGCATTTGGATCTCCTCAAGAAGTGGATGCATTTGGTATATCGATAGCATCGGCGGAGATGAAACCAGTGCAAGATACATTTGATATTCTAGGTGGCGGTGATATTGGTTATCAAACGGCCCTTTTATTAGAGGACACTCCATTGAGTATTCGTATCTTCGAAAAAGATCCCGAACGAGCCCAGTTTCTTTCTGAACATCTTTCCCAAGCGATGGTACTACAGGCAGATATCACCGAGCGTTCGGTTTGGGAGGAAGAAAATATACCTCAATCTGATATTCTACTGGTTTCCACAGGTGATGATGCCATAAATGCATTGGTGACCTTGATAGGCCAAGAATACGAAACCCCGCGTTTGGTAAGCCTTGTTCAAGGATATCAGTATTTATCACTGTTTGAATCATTGGATATAACGCGGGTGGTTCACCCCAGAGAAGTTGTTGCTTCTAGCATAACCAATTATATACAAGATAGTTATACAAGAAACTTAACCGAGTTGGAACATGAAACTGCAGAGATCTTTGAGATAAAAATTGATGCGGAGAGCCAGGTTTTGAATCAAACTATTGAAGACGTGAAAAAAAGCATTGCCCAACCTTTCGTTGTTGGAGCAATGGTCCGACAAAACCATACCATTATTCCCAAGTTGGATACCTCCATAAAATTGGGGGACCAGTTTGTTATTCTGACAACTGGGAAAGCTGAAGATATGGTGGAGAAACTATGA
- a CDS encoding response regulator transcription factor, producing MPDQQTILVVDDEQDLLDLIEYNLNKEGFDVLKAEDGKEGIEMARKHNPNLMLLDIMMPKMDGMEVVERMRDDAQLKHTPIIFLTARGDEKTEIEGLDKGGDDYITKPISTTKLISRIKAVLRRFEETEEMTNKIDVHDIIIDKDRYIVTQGEEEYQLPRKEFELLYFLASRKGKVMDRQTLLNHVWGDNVYVVDRTVDVHVRKIREKLGKEYIETVKGVGYRFKE from the coding sequence GTGCCTGACCAACAAACCATCTTAGTAGTTGATGACGAACAAGATCTTCTGGACCTAATTGAATATAATCTTAATAAAGAAGGATTTGATGTCCTCAAAGCCGAAGACGGCAAAGAGGGTATTGAGATGGCCCGGAAACATAACCCCAATCTTATGTTGTTGGATATCATGATGCCCAAAATGGACGGGATGGAAGTTGTAGAACGTATGCGTGATGATGCCCAGCTTAAGCATACACCCATCATCTTTCTTACGGCCCGAGGTGATGAAAAAACGGAAATCGAAGGACTCGATAAAGGCGGCGATGATTATATTACCAAACCTATCAGTACTACCAAACTTATCTCACGCATCAAAGCGGTACTGCGTCGGTTTGAAGAAACTGAAGAAATGACAAATAAGATTGACGTACATGATATTATCATCGACAAAGACCGCTATATTGTTACGCAAGGCGAAGAAGAATACCAGCTGCCCCGCAAAGAATTTGAGCTGCTTTACTTTTTAGCCAGCCGCAAAGGCAAAGTGATGGATCGACAAACCCTGCTCAACCACGTTTGGGGCGACAATGTTTACGTGGTTGACCGTACCGTAGATGTACACGTCCGTAAAATCCGCGAAAAGCTGGGCAAAGAATATATTGAAACTGTTAAAGGGGTTGGATATCGATTTAAGGAATGA
- a CDS encoding ankyrin repeat domain-containing protein, whose product MKTLKGLLLVFSISILAVTAPKANSDIPKIADNIFTAIRTIDYTSINILLAEDMDIDTVDHNGNTPLMVAAGIGNPRILKIILSHNPNINKQNKNGMTALMIAAKSGQFYIVRKLIERGGDDSIQDSDGNTALTLASKFAHNQIVHYLMTTKRSNTRTYTK is encoded by the coding sequence ATGAAAACACTAAAGGGATTACTATTGGTATTCAGTATCTCGATACTGGCTGTAACAGCTCCCAAGGCTAATTCTGACATCCCAAAAATTGCCGATAATATTTTTACGGCTATCCGCACCATTGACTATACAAGCATCAACATTCTGCTTGCCGAAGATATGGATATTGATACGGTTGACCATAATGGCAATACGCCCTTAATGGTTGCTGCGGGAATTGGTAATCCACGGATATTAAAAATTATTCTTTCCCATAATCCAAATATTAACAAGCAAAATAAAAATGGCATGACGGCGTTAATGATAGCAGCCAAGTCAGGTCAATTTTATATAGTTAGGAAGCTTATTGAGCGCGGTGGGGATGACTCTATCCAAGACAGCGACGGTAACACAGCCTTAACACTGGCATCAAAGTTTGCTCACAATCAGATTGTACATTATTTGATGACTACGAAACGTAGTAACACACGTACCTACACAAAGTAG
- a CDS encoding GAF domain-containing protein — translation MSKTEIQAGSKLLKHIRKIVKDVDKDRDQKLQLICQHLADKIDVFDWVGFYLVDPEAEDELVLGPYVGEETDHTRISFGEGVCGQAAETNETFVVQDVSEEDNYLACSIHVKAEIVVPVKKDGEFVAELDIDSHTKDSLTEGHQKMLEEVCDMISPLF, via the coding sequence ATGAGCAAGACAGAGATACAGGCCGGAAGCAAACTATTAAAGCATATTCGTAAAATTGTAAAGGATGTTGATAAAGACCGTGATCAAAAATTACAGTTAATTTGCCAGCATTTGGCAGATAAGATCGATGTTTTTGACTGGGTCGGTTTTTATCTGGTTGACCCTGAGGCAGAAGACGAATTGGTGTTAGGACCCTATGTAGGAGAGGAAACTGACCATACACGAATATCTTTCGGGGAAGGTGTTTGTGGACAAGCAGCCGAAACCAATGAGACCTTTGTTGTACAAGATGTAAGTGAAGAGGATAATTACCTGGCTTGCAGTATTCATGTAAAAGCAGAGATTGTGGTTCCGGTTAAAAAGGATGGTGAGTTTGTAGCAGAGTTAGATATTGATTCACATACAAAGGATTCTTTAACTGAAGGACACCAGAAGATGCTGGAAGAAGTGTGCGATATGATTTCTCCATTATTTTAA
- a CDS encoding type III pantothenate kinase, which yields MLLALDIGNTNIVMGISHNGDWVHRWRIQTDADKTADEYYVLFSNLFTESNLSFSDLDQIIISSVVPQLTQTINEVLINYADTTPLVLNGDVETGIILDTDSPDTVGADLIADAVGGYALVESDCIVVDFGTATTVMAVEQPGKLTGVAICAGLKVTIDALVGKAAQLSQIPLEPPPQVIGQNTMEAMQSGLVVGHLCMVEGLVGRMEKELEANSIKVIATGGLAEKIGPYTDIFDVIDPMLTLDGLQTIMNRQ from the coding sequence ATGCTTTTAGCGCTCGACATTGGTAATACGAATATTGTGATGGGGATATCACATAATGGGGATTGGGTTCACAGGTGGAGAATACAAACAGATGCCGATAAAACGGCCGATGAGTATTATGTACTTTTTAGTAACCTATTTACAGAATCCAACTTGTCATTTTCAGACTTGGATCAAATTATTATTAGCAGTGTGGTTCCTCAATTAACGCAGACCATTAATGAGGTTCTTATCAACTATGCGGATACTACACCGTTGGTGTTGAATGGTGATGTAGAAACTGGCATTATTTTGGATACTGATAGTCCCGATACAGTTGGTGCCGATCTCATAGCGGATGCCGTTGGAGGATATGCCTTGGTCGAAAGTGATTGTATCGTCGTTGACTTTGGAACGGCCACCACGGTTATGGCTGTTGAGCAGCCCGGCAAGTTGACAGGCGTAGCTATTTGTGCGGGACTAAAAGTGACTATTGATGCACTTGTTGGTAAGGCAGCGCAACTTTCGCAGATACCCTTGGAACCACCCCCTCAAGTTATTGGTCAAAATACCATGGAAGCCATGCAGTCCGGTCTGGTTGTAGGACATCTTTGTATGGTTGAAGGGTTGGTTGGTCGCATGGAAAAGGAGCTTGAGGCGAACTCAATAAAAGTGATAGCCACCGGTGGACTAGCAGAAAAGATTGGTCCCTATACTGATATTTTTGATGTCATTGATCCTATGTTGACACTGGATGGATTGCAAACGATTATGAATCGACAGTAG
- the ruvC gene encoding crossover junction endodeoxyribonuclease RuvC, whose translation MSDIILGIDPGSRSTGYAVLTKEKGQLKALRCDTLTMANMDDHADRLQYIFEKISKIVASNNPTSCAVETPVYGVDPLAMLKLGRAQAAAMLAITDNELPVTEYYPKQVKKSITGNGNASKEQVAFMLKKTVSLPDEKLSNDATDALAIAWCHIMKKDGIQSQNTSGNKRHQNNSNGSWENFVANNPDRIK comes from the coding sequence ATGTCTGATATCATCTTGGGCATTGATCCGGGTTCTAGGTCCACCGGCTATGCTGTACTTACAAAAGAAAAAGGGCAGCTTAAAGCATTGCGCTGCGATACGCTGACCATGGCAAATATGGATGACCACGCAGATCGCCTACAGTATATCTTCGAAAAAATATCAAAAATAGTTGCTTCTAATAACCCTACCTCCTGCGCTGTTGAAACACCGGTATATGGGGTAGATCCGCTAGCTATGCTTAAATTAGGGCGTGCCCAGGCAGCTGCCATGCTCGCCATTACCGACAACGAGCTGCCTGTTACCGAATATTATCCCAAGCAGGTCAAAAAATCGATTACCGGAAATGGAAATGCCAGCAAAGAACAGGTAGCCTTTATGCTAAAAAAGACTGTTTCACTGCCGGATGAAAAACTATCAAATGATGCCACAGACGCCTTGGCCATAGCCTGGTGTCATATCATGAAAAAAGATGGTATCCAAAGCCAGAATACATCCGGAAATAAACGACACCAAAATAACAGCAATGGAAGTTGGGAAAATTTTGTTGCCAATAATCCTGATCGAATTAAATAA
- a CDS encoding DinB family protein, whose product MNSKERLLRLFNYDMWGNEQILLCLQQHLEFNDSKQSIQYFAHIAGAQELWYRRIKQKPLDDLAVWPEYGLAAALQKLKTLSAQWKQLLNSESLELDGKISYSNSKGMPYETMMSDILHHVIIHGQHHRAQIAKLLRKADIKPPATDFIYFCRAE is encoded by the coding sequence ATGAATTCGAAAGAGCGTCTGCTCCGGCTATTTAATTACGATATGTGGGGCAATGAACAAATTTTGCTCTGCTTGCAGCAACATCTGGAGTTTAATGACAGCAAACAGTCTATCCAATATTTTGCTCACATTGCGGGCGCACAAGAGCTTTGGTATCGACGGATAAAACAAAAACCACTTGATGATCTTGCCGTATGGCCCGAATACGGTTTGGCTGCTGCGCTTCAAAAGCTTAAAACTCTTTCTGCTCAGTGGAAGCAACTTCTCAATTCTGAGTCTCTCGAATTGGATGGGAAAATCTCGTACAGCAATTCCAAAGGTATGCCTTACGAGACTATGATGTCAGATATCTTACATCATGTGATTATTCACGGACAGCACCACAGGGCCCAAATTGCCAAGTTACTTAGGAAGGCTGATATAAAGCCCCCTGCCACAGATTTCATCTATTTTTGTCGCGCCGAATGA
- a CDS encoding TrkH family potassium uptake protein produces MRKQVDLFCVLSLFGAILKWLSVPLSVPFIYSIFGRENPLVFLIPIAVSLIAGLLLERLDSNPQLGLRETFLLVSLSWLGVALVGGLPYVLAGAGTVANPVNALFESMSGFTTTGATVMASISFGTHSPELMFWRQITQWLGGMGIIVLGIAILPRLSVGGSELIEAEAPGTQFDRITPRIVETARILWLLYVILTIILGILLYGSHLVGLSPQMDFYNAVAHALTTMPTGGFSPEAKSIAAFSSTVQWIIIPFMFMAGTNYALMWRAFTGSPRKLYRDTEFIFYSLILVFTTAIIFVMVSGNTFEKTQDAIRHSLFQVLTIVTTAGYASHDFNTWNSMAKTLLFMMMFIGGCAGSTGGGIKVFRWIVTIKMFFKQLFTTIYPRAVQSIRVGENIIKNKTARRVTIMILLYIVTFLIGALIIEIESYRIGLDLETLEIMSASAACIGNIGPGFGIVGPMNNYLAFSPLSKTVMVFLMWAGRLELFTLFVIFIPQYWRN; encoded by the coding sequence ATGAGAAAACAGGTTGATCTATTTTGTGTCTTAAGCCTGTTTGGGGCGATATTAAAGTGGCTTTCGGTTCCACTTAGCGTGCCATTTATCTATTCGATATTTGGTCGTGAAAATCCGTTGGTCTTTTTGATACCAATAGCGGTATCATTGATAGCTGGTCTTTTACTGGAGCGACTTGATAGCAATCCCCAACTGGGTTTGCGGGAAACCTTTTTGCTAGTATCATTAAGTTGGTTAGGAGTTGCTTTGGTTGGGGGACTGCCTTATGTGTTGGCTGGAGCAGGAACAGTAGCTAATCCTGTTAATGCTTTGTTTGAAAGCATGAGTGGCTTTACTACTACAGGTGCTACGGTAATGGCCTCTATTTCATTTGGTACACATAGTCCTGAACTTATGTTCTGGCGTCAAATTACACAGTGGCTTGGCGGCATGGGAATAATCGTTCTTGGGATAGCTATTCTTCCCCGGTTATCTGTAGGGGGATCAGAATTAATTGAGGCTGAAGCTCCGGGTACGCAATTTGATCGAATTACACCACGTATTGTTGAAACAGCAAGGATTTTATGGTTACTCTATGTTATCCTTACAATAATACTTGGGATTTTACTTTATGGATCTCATTTAGTTGGTTTATCTCCCCAAATGGACTTTTATAACGCGGTAGCCCATGCGTTAACGACTATGCCTACCGGTGGATTTTCACCAGAAGCTAAAAGTATCGCTGCCTTTTCATCAACAGTGCAATGGATAATTATTCCATTCATGTTTATGGCGGGAACCAACTATGCCTTAATGTGGAGAGCATTTACCGGTAGTCCCAGGAAGCTGTATCGAGATACTGAATTTATCTTCTATAGCCTTATTCTCGTTTTTACAACAGCGATAATATTTGTGATGGTTTCGGGGAACACTTTTGAGAAAACACAGGATGCCATCCGCCATAGTTTATTTCAAGTATTGACGATTGTAACGACAGCCGGATATGCAAGTCATGATTTTAATACATGGAACTCGATGGCAAAAACACTCTTGTTTATGATGATGTTTATCGGAGGCTGTGCCGGGAGTACTGGGGGTGGCATTAAAGTTTTCCGCTGGATTGTCACCATAAAAATGTTCTTTAAGCAGCTCTTTACAACTATTTATCCACGCGCCGTTCAATCTATCAGGGTTGGTGAAAATATTATTAAAAATAAAACGGCCCGGCGTGTTACAATAATGATTCTGCTATATATAGTTACCTTTTTGATAGGAGCATTGATTATAGAGATAGAATCGTACCGCATTGGTCTTGATCTCGAAACGCTGGAAATAATGAGTGCATCCGCAGCTTGTATAGGAAATATTGGACCGGGATTTGGAATTGTAGGACCAATGAATAATTACCTAGCCTTTTCGCCGCTTTCAAAAACGGTAATGGTATTTTTGATGTGGGCTGGACGCCTCGAACTGTTTACCCTTTTTGTAATATTTATTCCCCAATATTGGCGGAATTAG